The Raphanus sativus cultivar WK10039 chromosome 6, ASM80110v3, whole genome shotgun sequence sequence CGAACCgttaatttataaatcaattaattttgtaatataataatatatttgtaatttaaaaGTATAAGAGAGATTTTGTGAATACtatataacaatttttgtaaCAAGTTAGAAATTATGACATaataaaagatatcaaaatttACTCGTATGTGTTTAAATCTCGAATGTGAatgataaaactaaattttaaatccaaaatatacaaaattaaaacatcaaattgcAAAAAATTATCGATAACCAGAATAAACTAACGCCAAATCACATTTTGGTTCTTTCTTAAAGAGAATGaacttttgatttttcttcAATTATCAGATTCCAGAATAAACTAACGTCAAATCAcattaattgattttaattttcttcAATTATCAGATTCCGGTCGACGAAAATAGATCTTTAttaattaagaatataataataaGAATGAGATCGAAATACAACTAGGATTTACTACGAAATAGAATGCTAAGAGCTTTAAGGTCGAGGTCGATGTATGTGAGTAAGTCTCTCTAGGGTTTCACATGTGTCTTTCTAATTTAGCCTCTCCTCTTTCTTATAGTCATGTTTTCTCGAGATCTTCTCACCGACCTCCTAGATTTTCGGGATTTTGGTTTTTTGTGTTTGAAATCATCCTCATCTTAACATTAGGCCGAAATCATGAGCTGACCGAAATCGGGCTCAAAAATTGTCCCTCAGCCTTTGCTTCTTTAGTTGGGGAAAGCAACGAAGGCGGTTAATTCGGTCTCGAGTTCGATGAGGTTTAATTAACTGCAATAATTTCAACGTTGCTTCGCATGCGCTTATTTTCCAATCGCAACAGCTTAATAAGTCCCAAGTTATTCACTAATCTTTTTCTCAGGATGGTTTGATTTTGAGGTCATTgcatttttatttcaattttatacaAAAGTTCTATCTCTATTTTAgttattgaattttaaaaatattttatccagtttttactttattatatgttttgatttttcttcttcttataattcactttaatttaatattttagcgTATATAGTACTGTTCTTGAGAGGGTATGAGACTACTGTTACACAAACCCTTACTAGATTTAAGAGCTTTGAGAAGTTGAACgtattctttttgaaaaaataaaataaatgacatATATAACAATTCTgcttagtaaaataaaaaatacattagaGGTGAAGGAGAAATCAGATACTTTTTATTGGAGACAAAATGTCtcacatcgggtattggaaatgatctttagtaatatataaaatagatgaGCCACtccacttatcaccaattgattttaGGTTGAAAGCCTATCTACCTTAACATGTATCAGAACCCGCTCCAAATAATCCAACCCGATCCATCATCGATCCAGTCCAAAGTCAGTCCATCGATTTTTGTCCAAACATTCCGAAATTAATGCTCAAAGAACCATCATCTTGAGGGAGCATATTAAGGATATGAAATAGATGAACCATATTCTATTTATCACCAATTAGTTTTATGTTAGAATCCCATCTATCTTAACATTTTCTGGTTCATTAATAATTTCATATCTTTTCTAAGACATAGTTCTAATAAAGTGGGTCGGACCATATcttgagaatttttttaaaagagataAAACGGTCAAAACCCATATGTCAGGgagaaaaaacatgaaaaatggaGATCAAGTTCACCATGTAGATCTTCTTTGTAACCACTATCTTTAATTTTGAATGTAGAGAAAGAGAAATGGAAGAAACTGGAGCAAGACCGACAAGGCGAGATGGAAGAAGATACATATATCAAAGTTGATCCTATGGCCAGAGCTGAGGCCGCCATGAAAATACCTCACACTGAAAGTAAGCTTTGTTGGATTTCTCTCACGCTCCTTCGTCCTGTCTAATAACAATTCGATCTTCGTGTCACACTATTACCTCATTAAGTTTGAGATTAGTTTGTTTTACTAACCATGTTATTGTTATACTTTACTAGATCTGGTAtctttaaaaagtaaaaacaaaaatcaatgtATCTAAACCGGATGCTCTTCATACAAAATGGGTCTTCACTGACGTTAAAGAACCATTTGCTTTTGGAACAAAGAAGATAATCTAAATTCTACTCAGAGAATTTAAACCTGTCAAGTTTAGATCCTGCTGGTTTATCCATAAACCAGATCAGATTCCCACTGGTTGGGTGGACCAGCCTAGCAGGCAGGGAAAGAGTGCTTTCTAGAGAAGGCAAATCATCTATCGCTAAGTGAACAGCATTGGCTTTGGATTCGCCGGTTGCAACTACAACAACACTAGCAGCTGAGTTTATAACTGGCAAAGTGAATGTGATTCTCTCTAGTGGCGGTTCAGGTGAGTCGGTTAGGAACGTAACCCAATCGTCCTTCACCTCAAGTGCTGGGTGGTTCGGGAAGAGCGAGGCTACATGTCCATCAGAGCCCATCCCAAGCAAAATGAGATCAAACTTGGGGCAGTCGCTATTTTCAGAGGCAGTCACCGTTCGTGCTTTTACCATCTGTCTGATGGCGAATTCATACTCTGTTCCAGCTTCTTCCGCCGAGACCGTATGGTTGTTAATGGAACATATATGCCTTGGAAACACATTTACCTGGAAAAAagatcaataaataaataatgtcgCAACTATTTGAACAAAGTCAACATTATAACAAGACAAATAACACAGAAAGCTGCGTTGACCAAGATTGTGATTGGATTGTTTCCTTCTCAAGCAAGCAAGGATTGAGGCAAAAATGTCAACATTCAAGATAAGCAGATAGCGTCAACATTCTTCTATCCattaagttataaaaaaaaatccaaacatCTGACCTTAGAGAGGAGATTATCCTTGGCGAGCTTGTAGTTGCTATCGTCATGGTTCTTACCTACCACACGTTCATCAGCCCAAAAAACATACCATTTAGACCAATCTACAATCTTGTTGTAAGGCGGCTCGACCAATTTTCTGTTGAATAATACATTAGGAGATCGGTCAAGGAAACTTAAAATGGGAGTTTAACAGACTTAAAAACGTTTTGGTAAAGATTTGTAATTACCCCATCAAGTTGATGAGAGAGCCTCCTGATAACACAATGCAGAAAGCACCATGTTCTTTGATGGAGGCTTCTGATATCTCAGCTATATAATCTACCAAGTCTATGCTTAGTTCCTCCAAATCCTCATGAAGCCTAATTTCACCTCTGTCTTTGTGAGTCCAAGTAAGTGCCatattgcttcttcttttttcagcAGTTCAGCAGTTCTATATGTAAATCACAAATGGGATATAAGAATCTACAACTTGAACAGAAGAAATAGATTAAAATTGGATTGggagaagtaaaaaaaaaacacattttgtaCTGGAAAGAAACAGAGATAAGATCTTGGTTGACTGTAAACAAAATCCATCTTAACTACCAATCCAATAGcatatataacataaataaataaatatagatataagTCATATAATCAAACCAAACGAAACATCAAGAACTAGATTGCagaaaacataaacatgaaACTTGTCAATCAAGAACCAAAGGAAATCAGAATAAAAACCTAACAGGAAAGAGAAGGAGGATAAGATTGTTACAGAGGAGTGAGGGGGAAGGTTGAGTAAATCAGGTTAGTGATAGATTGTACAAAGCACCAAGTAACAATGATTATATAATTGCATTTACTACCCTTAGGCCACATCTAGATAcattctttaaatatatatatgaataatatgTAGGCTGTATAAAACGAGGGACATCCTAATCTGCCTTATAATAATTAACGAAAGTTCTCTTCGGAGGCAAGAAGAATCAGCAGAAAGAAATTTTACCTTCTGTGTTTCCACGTGCATATCGTTGGTAAAACTTCGAGATGATAAATGGTTTTTCTTGTGAGGGATTTTCATCGAATACAATAGTT is a genomic window containing:
- the LOC108809188 gene encoding probable 6-phosphogluconolactonase 1, whose product is MALTWTHKDRGEIRLHEDLEELSIDLVDYIAEISEASIKEHGAFCIVLSGGSLINLMGKLVEPPYNKIVDWSKWYVFWADERVVGKNHDDSNYKLAKDNLLSKVNVFPRHICSINNHTVSAEEAGTEYEFAIRQMVKARTVTASENSDCPKFDLILLGMGSDGHVASLFPNHPALEVKDDWVTFLTDSPEPPLERITFTLPVINSAASVVVVATGESKANAVHLAIDDLPSLESTLSLPARLVHPTSGNLIWFMDKPAGSKLDRFKFSE